DNA from Rosa rugosa chromosome 6, drRosRugo1.1, whole genome shotgun sequence:
TCTTCCCCATCTGCTTCACATGGAAATGCTTCTGTGTTTCTAAATCCAAAAGATGTTTCAAGTGAAAGTCCTAATGGTTTGGATGTCGAAGGTTCATCTAGACCAAGGTTTAGAGAGGATACGATGATGGTTCGTAGGATTGTTGGGACCACCATTTCGGAGGACCCGCAGGTGGAAAACGCTTGCCACCATGGCTTAGTTGAACCAACTATCAACTTAAGGGAGGCCATGGATGATATCAATAACATGTTTGGCAAGCCAATAGATTTTGTTAGAAGCAGAAGAGTTAAAAGGCAGGACAGAGTACCAGAGAAGAAACAAGATCTTGGTGGGTTTTGTATACTTCCTGATGATGAAGACGACGATGACGATGATAACTTGGAACAACAAGAAGTGCAGAAAATGAAAGATCTACCGGAAAAATCGGAAAAATCAAAAGATTCTGATCTGTTTGAGACTACTGTTTTTACAAAGCAGGCCATGGATGATATCAATAAGATGTTTGGAATGCCACTGGACTTTTAGGTACATTTCAACTGCAATCTGTGTGCTGTAGATTAGTGAATTTGTTGTTTTAGAATGTAAGAGCTATGTTTCTCCTTTAGCCCCTGTACTTGAAATTTGGTATCCTCAATGCAAACAAATTAATCATTTCTTTCTGTTTCTGCGTATTTGTGCTGTCTAGGACCAATTTTGTCCCTCATCTACAGTATAATCAACAGATAAAGAGAAAAGATTTATATTATTAAAATTTTGGGCAAATGAAACATTTCATTTCACACTGCATAGTACAAACATTCAAGAAACAAAACCATCTGGAAACACAGTTACACTTGGAACAAAAAGCTTACAAAGTAATACAGATGCAAAGATTAAGTTTGAATGGGGAGCTAAGTTGATCAAGGAATGGCGTGTCGGATATCAATGGTGGGTAGTGTAAGGACAACGAGAAGGACGGAAAGCAAAGGGCCCTGCAGCATATATGACAGCATTATAATTCGGACTCGTGTAACTCTTGCCTTCGGAACGAAGATGGGCGCCATCAATGCCATAATTGACATTGGTGGCAAGGTTGCACTTTTGAAGTGGAGAAGAAACTAGCTTCACTCTGCAGTTCTGAAGGGGATAGTCCAATGCACGGTTCATTTTGTTGCCTTCTAGCTCAGCATACACGTAGCCGTTAGCGTTTGCTTGGAAAGTCTTGTAGTAACCGACTTGGCCTATGTTGTTTTTGCAAACGACGCTGACTTTAGCCAAAGGGAGTGGGGTAGCTCCGGTCAAGGACCATCCACGGTAGTCACAGCTCTGGCAGTATACCATGCCTTCCACAACCACATGCACAGCGGCCTTTGGCTGGTATGTGGTGGCAGTTATGGAAGGGAAGGATGCCAATGAGATGAGGAGGAGGGATGAGACGACAACGAAAAGCTTCCTGCTTGCCATGTCTTATTAGCAGTTGGGGGTAGTAAGCAGGAGCTTAGCTATAAGAGTCCAGAGAAGAAAGCTGGGGGTGAATGAAGAGGGATTGAGGACGAGGTATATATAGCTTATTGGACTGTGAGGTTGGTGAGATTTTCTTCTGTTATTGACGTGGAGGCTACTTAGTTATCTGTTGTGGCCAACATGTTTATACGTGAAGGCCATATGACTATTCTGTTGATGAGGACCActccttcttcttgtttttatGAGTATCTATCTCACGGTCGCTTAGAGTTTGAGGGATGGATAAAGAATTGCATAAATTAGCTAGTTGACTGAGATTTGACTTGGTCGTTTAGATTTTGCAGATGATCCAAGAGCTGATAGAGCTCTTTTGAGCACAATAGCCGGAGGCGTATCAGATTGGGAATAGCACTCTATTTTCTACCAGGCATTGCTCTCTACTACAGAAGTTCTGATAAGAAACTCATGGAGGCGGAGAAGATGTACCATTTGGGAGTGCAAAAGTTTCAGCACTTTTCTTGATTTATCACCCTCTCAATGTGAACTAAAACCGCAATACCTTCATTTCTTGTTCACAGCTCTGTCCATTTTGTCTCGTCAATTGTATTTAAACTTTAGAGTTCATGTCTCACGTTAGCCCATAAATGACAGCAATTCATGTTGGTAAATATTTTGGTCTAATTGCTATACTtataataaaatcaagaaacattTATGCAGATCAAGTAAAAGGCAGAAAGCATAATTCAAATCAATGTAAACCAATAAAAGTTAGAAAAATCTTAAACAATATGGTCGAGTCTAGAACTTGGTTCTATGTCCTTGAGACGAAATTGTCTCCTCATCGGTGCTTAAAGGTTTCAATGGCAAACGTCTCCCAGGATACAACGACATTCttcttgtggtagtagcactTCAAACCTCAAGAACAGCGAACTTAGATTGTGTATGAACTCTCTCTTGAAAAGACTCAATTGGTTTTCATGACACTAGGAAAACTCATATGTAAAAGGAGAGGAGGAAAAATGAATTCAAGAAGTTATTTTTCAGAATATGGTGTAGCAAGTGTTTTATAGATGTAAAGTGACTTTTGGAGGAGAGATGACTTTTCACCAAAAGTTATCTTTTGTGATCAGCCATGATTTCTCATTGCGTAGTCATTTACAAATATTCAACTTCACACCTTTTCACTAATTATTCATCCacaaattatggaaaataaaatacttaATATTAAAATTTCCAACAATCCCCCACATGGATGAAATAATTAGTTAGGAAGGAAAATTTCAAAAGACGACGCGCGCGGACATATGAGAGAGTTCGGTTGAAATGATATCGCATCGGGGTAGGTAGCTTTTGGCTTTGAACCTTCCTTAGTGAAATACCATCGGATTTACTAGCTAATTAGTGAACGTGATGTCTTGAACTATTCAGCCATTTATGTAAACCAAGACAATGGTATTCACACAATATCTTTTCATACACATCTAGTTCTACGGTTGTGTCCTTCCGGCCATGGACAACACCCGATATTCATAAGTGCTTTAGAGAATTCAGCCTTCAAAATTCTCATAGAAACGGCCTCATTTCACACTCATATAGGTGACTTCCTATGAAGAGTATCATTCTATACCCCACTTGAAAAATCAATCTATAGGAACCATTAAAAGCAAAGCTTACCCTAACACATTATGTTACACCCCACACCTGATATACCTTTTTACCGAGTTACATGAAATTCTTATTGGTTACCGTTCACGATTTTAATTTTAACGTTTAGGGGgtggttaaaaattgactttttatgagttattaatttgagaaaattttcttcatgaaagttgtagaggacgttaacccGAGCGcgggcatatgtggtacgtaaaaattggagttcgtatgcaaaagttatgagtgaattaagaaagttactgttcatggtaagaaaattatatatataaggaaaattactgtggtaggtttctaaaaccggaaacccacctttctctctcctctcccccgattttcccctctttcttcttcggGAAATCCTTCTTCCCTTCGATTggccgccgtccggccatcacCCGGCAGAAAGCCGGCCACCACAGGGTCGTCTCCTCCCCTGGTCACGCTGGTGCCCTTAGTtttcgacgatttggccggaaaagctcagatcgaagcaaagttctctccggctgcagtttggggttttcgccgatttccggccattccggccacttccggccaccatattgacatcgaaggtttggtttttgatggtgatcatttcccctaaggtagttcgttccaatttgcattgtagaggttgaattgatgatttttcatttctagggttcttgaagcttcggggctttccttcaccggcttgattcgaccacttcgaggtaaaattggttgatgttgtagttgggaagttgattgggcttgttgtgtagatgctattgccggaatttggtggtcatcggaggtaGTGGTCGCCAGCACGTGGACCCCACGTGCCGCCACTGTAGGTGGCGCGTAGAGCTGCGTTTTAATTATAGTTTTAGTTCCATAAATCCTATATTGATTGTAGAATTTGATAcatgaagtttggtggaaatcggAGGAATTACGAATTGATTATAAATGGTTTATTATTGatttacgtgaattcgatcgccgaatttctttcgaattcactttagaTCTTACATCAATGAATGATTAATGTTGGAGTATTAAGGATGGATATTGTGGAGAGttgaggagttggatttttggaagggggatgttttgaatttccatttctaagtatcgtaaagttaatttccgtcctgtgaaatatatatatttatgaatgctattcgtacaggacgagaggagtctccatacgaggaaaatcatgagcgacgtcaggattgaccgcatactgtgagtggacttttatttttaagaatgatgcatgcatttattttcctgaaataataatttatatatcattttattatcgagcataatattttgtcttggattataattttgagatTGTTTTTCCATATAAATTTCGGATACGAATTTATTATGCTCGGAGTTGGATTTACTTGTTTTCGGGAATACGATTaaatttttggagattaattatGAGTTATTCTCAATTATGATTTAAGAAATGGATTTGTGATATATTTCGTGGATACTAAGCTTTTGGTGTTTATATCCGATATATGAtcattatttgaatttatgattcatgcgattttcgacgaattatcttCCGAagtatttccggaatttaaaagtataattttattcgtcgattttaagatttttttCTGGAATATCATTGGAATTGAGATTTCTCGAGGGAGTTATTAT
Protein-coding regions in this window:
- the LOC133713968 gene encoding non-classical arabinogalactan protein 30-like, which gives rise to MASRKLFVVVSSLLLISLASFPSITATTYQPKAAVHVVVEGMVYCQSCDYRGWSLTGATPLPLAKVSVVCKNNIGQVGYYKTFQANANGYVYAELEGNKMNRALDYPLQNCRVKLVSSPLQKCNLATNVNYGIDGAHLRSEGKSYTSPNYNAVIYAAGPFAFRPSRCPYTTHH